AGTTCAATTAGGAAACTTTAGCACGACTTATAGGTTAGGTATGAAACTCTAAAAATGGAATACTTTAGGTGTATTTTTGACCATGAACGCACTGACGTTTAGTGTTGAAGCACAATTGATCATtgttatcaaaagcaaaaagcGCCAAAAAACGTTGAAGCTTCAAGCACAAAGCACAAATGAAGCATGTGCATTAATATTAATGAAAAAGGGGCAAATGGAGAAAAATACTACTCCCgttgtttaaaaaagaattacatGTGTTTAATTGGCAAGGTGTTGAAGAAAATAAGGAAGACTTTTGAATTCTGTGGTCTTAAGCTAAAGTTAtgtaaaatgtatcaaaataccctttaattttgtggtcttaaacatgtggAAAATTGGAATTTAAGTgttgtcaaaaaaggaaaggatCTTTTTGatacggactaaaaaggaaagtaagttattttttattaaacgGAGGGAATAATATATATTTAGTTGAAGACTGATAATTATATGCGTGAATGACAAATATTtgaataaagaaatttaaaacaatttatgataaattaaaatttcaattgtttagtctttctcaaaaaaaactATCAATTGTTTAATGTTGCCTCTTcaaaagagtcttattggtgaggAAAAATATTCCTTAGAACCTTGATGGTGGTATTGGAGCGCACATTAAGCGAGGCGAACCGCTCATCACGTTTTGAGCCTCACTTCAGGGCTTAAGCGCGTCTTTGACAACACTGCAATTGATTTAAACTTCTCGTAAGTTGGTCCGAATTATCCCCAAAAATGTGTACTGAATTTGTGATTTTTATGTTGGACAGAGTGATTAGGAGGAGGAGGGAAGAGCTGAATGCTTCTGGCTCCAGAACGAGGCTGTTCCTAAAGCGGCGATCATTTGATCAGATTGTAGCTTTAAATCCAGATGATATTACTAGGAGAATCATTCTCTGGCGTTCCAGGTACTATGCTTACTAATTATTTGTAATTTCTCCTCATAGCCGCAGTTTTATGCCTATTCCATTTATGTATCTATAGGTGTCTGTATTTGGTCTAGAAAATTCTAATACGTGATATTTGTTTGACCTGGAATGTATACTTGGTTTCAGCATATATGAAGAGAGATTGCAGGCTGTTCTCTTTTCATCTAAAAATTGTCTTATGCAGGTAATGCTTACCCCAATAGATTTATTCAATTCACTAAATAAATTCGGGAAATTGTGGTAGCTATTATCATATATATCTATCTTGATATCTTGATTTTGTTTGAGATGACTAAAGTTGATTCTGATCTTTactgtattttaatttatagcaCATGGAGAATAGGAGTACCAAAGAAAAGATGCTACAGAGAGTAGAACCTTGGATAAGAAGGGAGCTGCAGGCTATACTTGGGGATCCAGATCCATCCATTATTGTCCATGTTGCTACCTCACTTTTTATCTCTGAAAATACACATTCAACACAGCGGTGCGCGGGAGATGATTTTCTTGCTCCGTTGCGGCCCTTCTTGCATGGACGTGCAGAAATGTTTTGGCATGAACTACggtatctctcattatacttctATAAGTCTTTGCTTTACAATGGTATACTTCACTTATAACTTTAATACTTTATAGCATTGAGTAGAGGGGATTTAGGATTTAAACTCTATGGTTTTAACCTTTAAGATTCTTAGCATTGGACCCATCTTCTTTTTAGAACTATGAGTTTTAGACCTACTAGTTGTTACAATGATAATAAATTTTCACACATAAATTTACGTTCTGCGTCAGAAGTATTGGGTTTAGTTGAATCCGCAGCTAAATATTTGTTCTGCCCTGCCATTGGGTGTTCACTAACCAACTAATTGCATGACTATAATAGCAATGAAATTTCGTATTTTCTATTCCATTCTATACCAAGTATTAGTGTTGAACAACATGTCTCCACCATTtgtaaaaaataatcaaaaactaaCTAACTTAATTGCTATGTTCCAATAACACGATCAATATTTTGTTGAAGAGATACTTCTCTATTCAAGGCCAAGTATCAAGACCGCAGTCAATCTTTGGAGGGAAACATCTTATCCCTAGCAGAGGGAAACATCTTATCCCTAGTAAATTGATTGGCATATAGGAAAGGGTATCACCTTTGTGCCCTCAAAAAGCAGCCTTGGAACCTCTTTGATAACTATACTTATGAAGAGTTCACATTGAGAGTAAGCAGAAATTTATCTTTTCTGCTTAATCTCATCTTTCTGAGCAGCACCCATGAGATATCTCACTTTCGCAACTAAATCTGAGAATAGGGATGACTGAAACTTCATTATGTCACAGTGATTAAAGGAAACAATTCTGAGTTTGATGTTGTTTGGAAAAAGAAACTTCTAAATTAAATCAGACTTTTTTTGAAAATGGATTAATTTCAGTTTTTTCTATAATGGTGGTTCGGAGCAGAGTATTGGCCGTTAAGAACTCCCAATCCAAATGTTGAAGGTGgtagagatgaggatgttgagatggatgtTCGGACTTATCTGGAGGGAtaaggttagaaatgagattattcgagagaaagtgagagtggcttcggtgaaagacaagatgcgggaagttcgATTGAAATGGTTTGGGAATGTGACGTGGTGCACAGATATCCCAGtatggaggtgtgagaggctcgctatggatgattttacacGGGGTAGAATTaggtcgaagaaatattggagggaagtAATTAGGcaagacatggagcagttacaacttacagaggacatgacccttgataaggtgtggaggacgcggattagggtagagggttagtgggtaggagtgcgtccttactagtagggaggagtgctttgtttgtCGATACCCGTGGTTATAGGGTTATGCATGTGTATTGTAGTTTTTTATTCGTGGTATTTTGGTGATGTTTGtgatttcggatagatagttCATAGTATTACTTTGTGAAGGTCTTGTTTCTTTTACTATCTATTGGTGTGTTACCCCATTTGtggtttgtttttatgttttctgcttgttatactgttatttgtcatgagtcgagggtctattggaaacaacctctctgtGGTAGTGGTATGACTTTGTACACTTTACCTcaccaaaccccactttgtgggaataggCTGGCTATGTTGTTATTATAGAAATTAGTTCATGGAATCTATAGTTCACTTATTGCCGCCACAGGCAAGAGGCTTAGGATATAATCTAGTTGACTAATGGAAAGTTTTGTTTGCCGTGCTGGTGTGTAACTCGTTGCATTGAATTCATCTCCTAGACAGAAAGGGAGCTGGTTCATCAAGGTTTATCCGTCAAAACTATTTTTGCTAGAACTTTTATGGGCAAGCGCTCTAAATAAACAGTCCTTCCTGGTTAAAGACCGGCAGTCCCATATTTACCAGGGATTTATTTAGAATTTGAAATTGCTATCCTGGTTTGGAACTAACTGCCTGAGCTGCAATTGTAACAATAGTAGAACAGTGAATAGATGTTCGTTTGAGATGATATCCTCTATTTTTGATTGTTGCTTTCTATAGCTATTTTCATCAGTTAATGTTCTTTTTCCtgtcttttggttttggtttcattcttcttcttttctcaaGTAAAAAATTTGTATGTATAAAGTTTGAGTCCTTCCTCCCCCCTCCACCCCTtcccaaaaaaacaaaacaaaaaaaaaagacgtTGTTGGTCATACCACATTCTTTGACCAAAATAATGTTCATTGTAGGTGCTTTGCCGAGAGCCCATTCTCTATGCAAACTTATGATACATTGGTGGAGTACACCTCCTTGGATTAATCTACTAGTACCAATCGTTAATATGTTGGCTACAATCCTGGGGTAGCAATGGATTGAGAGACGGTAAGATCGGGTTATGATCCAGCTTAGTCAGATGATCATGGATGGCTATGAGGATGTTGTTGGAATCTGAATTTTTGCTGTGAATGGAAGAGCAAGCCACCAGTTTTTCTTCTTCAACAGCCAGTTAAATGGGTCTAAGAGCCCACTATGCATGCTAGTCATGGATAAGCATGGAGTCAGTCCCTTGGTCTGTCTAGGCAGGAATAACATCTGTTCTGCAGAATTTTTTGTGTAGTCCAAGACACAGGAAAACATGAGTATTTGCGTAACGCCCCAAAAATttgtcccgagacgtcacacggtgcttaggaccacaagtgatcccaagctaacccttatactggcacaACTCATGAACAACTAAATAAGATAGATAAATCTGCACAAAATAAGCGGGAGATACATCTTTtttgaatctgatcgatacaaaactgaattcacatgattacaactctgcttttacaaaggaaactgaaactgaatacattaactctactaactgtctatgaaacctctattaatactgattatagatagctaggacgcgaccccaactatcacaaatcaatatataagaataagaaagtaaagaacaatagtaaacctaactgaagtccccgaaataggaggactcatcatctgctggctggaatttGCAATTGCCTGGTGATTGCACatactataacttgtacctacattatgagataatgtagcaagatgtatatgtggattagtactttgaggatgtactgagcatatgggggcgaaatgcaataagtaaaacaatatcttataatcatcataatttataaaacaatgcatgctaaatgtcaacgactcacatagcttgagtaaatctgaaatctaaagctcataaattatgaatagtaaagcatgtagtataaatctcgtgagtcattacacttagttctagaATCTGTATTCTCTTTTTTGTTCTCAAATCCTGTTAGCTAAATGAAATCTGAAACTCTTTCTGCGTagtaaatactttatctcaataCGTTAAATCAGTAAACTGTTTTAAGAGTGGGGGGAcatctttgggagtttcttctatcgacataaaccatgtgagcattcttcatggagtccaacgtcttacccacgttggggagagttgttctacccttgccatcggaatagaaccttatcttaagtgatcattaTCTTAGCCCCACTATCTGCAAtcataaacctacggtggcatgtagttctgaggcatgagaccttggaatcatacccaactcggtgctaaatactactcccatacttattgctcaggacttttagaaaatccaccttaaaatagcataagagtttataataaaaatcaattgctcttctctttgctttaaatcatgaactatatgaataatgtggattccatatcttagcttaggatcaaaagatcaaatttaGCTTATCAAAGCATGCTAAAAGAAtagcttcttgaaatatcaaaactaaatcttagggcttaaagcccatgcttcaaactcatgtcaaagcatctcaaaattcatgcttggtaaCATAGACATTCGTAAATcaccttaaaatctaaaaatttcagcaatgtgcatgaaaatataaatcaaatcataaaatttatcttcaaaatccctcaaaagctcataatcttgtaaatggtGATAATGAGTGtgaatcccaatttagaactaatgtataaacattcaaaatcatggCAAAACATCATgttcaatatgcttcttgaaaatactttaacatcatcaaaataataagatcaagaatcttAATATCATTCTTAAATTcatttttgaaaatctgaaaaattgcaTTACgcacataaatacatgaaaatagttatgcaattcaatattcaatcacttgtaaactcataatcttcaaacaatataaattaggtataaaccctaacttcaatttcatgaaaattctCACAAAACTCAGTAATTTATAAGTtaaacaaattttgggcacaagaacgaaatgaTTTGTCCtagttgaaaccccacataccttaattaacgatcttagatgagaaagcttgaatcttggattcctatgatgctttgaatgttaaaagcttgaacttttgaatcttcaatggtgttcttgaaggtagactcttgaagctcttggtctaGAAATATcgaatctttaataaattttgaaaaaccatggtgaaatcttgagttttcttgaatcttgggttgaaaccctaaggtgtattcttgagagaatttgagagaattcGAGAGAATGAGGGTATAATTTGGTGTTTGggggctgaatctcgtgttattgGGGCTATTTAAGGGtgggaaatgacccaaatacgCCTTATGGACGTGGAGCTTGACTGCAGGAAATTACACTGGCGGGAATAGGCAGGGCGCCGCCTCGCTTATCGCCCCgacttactgcctctcacgaaaatggctgtaacttttcgctcaggtatcgaattttggcgaaattggtatcgttggaaagataattcgattctatacaatttggtgggtctaaatatgccaaaataccacatatacatcaagttattCTCGTTTAAAGataacccttgcaaaatcaaacactaaaacttgatggattcaaaagctcttagcttgcattaccttaagtgactcctaTGAATACgttttaacacatcataagctctcttctcactaggatactcattgtaatttATGTACTCAAACATGAATTACAAGATTAGAGGTTTCACACGTAGGAAGAACGATTCGTTTTCTAGTTTGGAAGTatacggagtattacaatatctcccccttgaaatcaTTTGttctcgaatgatgggtagagaCTTATTGAAATATCAAGGTGTGGAATAATGTGTCTTCTAACAAAGAATATGGCTGAGCTGAAACTTTAGAAATTTTATCAGGAAGCTGAATTCTAAGCTGACTTGACTTACTGATCATCAGGAACTGATTCATTGTatgagtttagaactcacttgagaTTTCCATGATACAATCATTAATATAGAACTGCGAAGTGATAAATTATTTAGgcacgaatcatgagacaatGGGACTAAGATTGTACAAGGGGTGCTACACTgtatacttggaaaactgaggtTATGCTCTGAGCACTTacgaactgagtcatgactaaataggtGAATGTTAAACATGATGTTTGGACTAAACTGAATTTGCAACTTGCAAGgatgtgaatgaattacctcaagAATAGAAAAGATAGAAAACCATGGGAACTTGTCTttctgattactaaactaaattgttggctatacggactgaattataccaaaagtttatactcaactggaaTATTTCTTCAGCACTCTTATCAAGAAATTATAATAACATTAGGGAAAAAGAATCTTGGatatgatctgagtgagatatctgAAGAAGGAATTCTCAGTATAGCTATAACattgtaacatggaacataggcttCTTAAACATAAACTAGtttagaattactaggccttagacaatgcaattgctaatttcattttttttacaagcttagaaactcttctcaaatactcttttcAACTATACATTCTCCCCTTTAATACCATGCTCACACGGGTTCATATAACTTCATATACTAATGTCtgatctgaactaaattctctcaccatgttcaagtcTAACTTGAATCACAACTTACTACACATAACATTATAACACTAgtatgaaccatgaattcaataccccaagcattttcacaacttttcctcTCTAAGATGATTCTTCTtatcacttcaatgactaactttaaactcttactatggattcattAGCGCATATTGCATTTCTCCACTTACATCTGAACATGACATTCAaacctatcattataaccacatatgaactttaaGGAAAACATCCATAAAGGCTTAATCCTCCTAGTCTCCAAACCTCTACCAACAACAAcattcttgcactattcttaagaacatacacacaaattttcaactaaccataacatgtattaaagacttggcctcaatcttacttcacacttatatccttagctaaaacaagcatacgacgatcttttctcaacaataaacatttactttctcccatctaaacaactgtTCATTAATCACTATCTTAACGTAGGAAGAGGTCACAGAAGGGCAaacacataaggacctgaagcacgAAAAAATACTACACATAACT
The Capsicum annuum cultivar UCD-10X-F1 chromosome 6, UCD10Xv1.1, whole genome shotgun sequence DNA segment above includes these coding regions:
- the LOC107873055 gene encoding E3 ubiquitin-protein ligase Topors isoform X2 yields the protein MEYRFQEIACAVTRKSCPICLCRLHHGSAAVIIPCMHAYCILCIRRWSDVKRKCPLCNADFGSWFSKISFSSLTFREEKLSAPAETKKLHSGFLRSTLSNRLAHRRVIRRRREELNASGSRTRLFLKRRSFDQIVALNPDDITRRIILWRSSIYEERLQAVLFSSKNCLMQHMENRSTKEKMLQRVEPWIRRELQAILGDPDPSIIVHVATSLFISENTHSTQRCAGDDFLAPLRPFLHGRAEMFWHELRCFAESPFSMQTYDTLVEYTSLD
- the LOC107873055 gene encoding E3 ubiquitin-protein ligase Topors isoform X1; translated protein: MEYRFQEIACAVTRKSCPICLCRLHHGSAAVIIPCMHAYCILCIRRWSDVKRKCPLCNADFGSWFSKISFSSLTFREEKLSAPAETKKLHSGFLRSTLSNRLAHRRVIRRRREELNASGSRTRLFLKRRSFDQIVALNPDDITRRIILWRSSIYEERLQAVLFSSKNCLMQHMENRSTKEKMLQRVEPWIRRELQAILGDPDPSIIVHVATSLFISENTHSTQRCAGDDFLAPLRPFLHGRAEMFWHELRSSWWSYILEAKPYLPIPPVVHANLIYRALNTVAFHKS